The window TTCCCCGCGCTCGCGCCCCAATAACGAAATCCTGCGAATACTGATCCAAGATCGCTGCTCGGATCTGTCTTGTATATCTTCCGATTAAGGGAATCGATAACGTGAAAGCGGGTAAAATCACGCTATCCAAAGAGGTAGGATCGGTAATCTTAAACCAATTCAATTTCACAACAAAAAAATAGATTAACAGAAGCCCTAACCAAAAAGAGGGAATCGATATGCCAACGAGTGAAAACGCCCGAATCGTAAAATCAATCCAGTTATTTTTCTGCATGGCGGATAGAATTCCTAAAGTGAGAGAACATCCAACTAATATAAATAAAGCAACCATCGCTAATTTAACCGTCATGAACACTCTTTGTCCGATCACATCTGTGACGGGTCCCCTCGTAGAATACGAATAGCCAAGATCCCCTGTCACTAAGTTGGAGAGCCAGTTTCCATATTGCACGATAAACGGATCGTTTAACCCCATTTCTTCTCTTGTTTTCTCAAGCAACTCTGTAGTAGGTATCACATCATGCGAAGTCAACATCATTTCTGCCGGATCACTCGGGGTTAAATGCGACAGCCCAAAAGTGATAAAAGATGCCAAAAGCATTACCAGAAAGAGTTGGAGGAACCTTTTGAACACATACAATTTCATAGCATCACGTCCATTTTTCATTCCCAGTTTCCTGGGGAAAGACCCTATTCATTAATTTTTTTCGATAAAGAAATAGAAAGACACTTCTGCCCAAGCTAAATAAGATAAATGCCAGCCACAACCCATGATTTTGGTATTGCGGTATTAAGGTGTAATAAGCTATGAGAAAAAGAAGTAAAGATAAAATCATTGAATCCCTGATGGGACCTGTAAACGTACATCCAGTGAAAACCCCGAAATAGACAAGCCCAACGCCAATGACAAAAGGCAGCACAATCAGCCATATAAAAAATTCATGGCTCATGGCGATCACGCTTTCAATACTCGTAAAAGCGGCGATAATAGGATCCTTGAATAGGATGAGGACGACCGATAATACGATGCTTAATACGGCAGTACAAACATTCGATATAGAAAGCATTTCCTTATATTCTTGTAGATTTTTCTCCCCGGCACTTTTCCCCGCAAATACGCTAGAGGCATTCGCAATCCCGTCATACATATAGCAGATGATATAGTGTAATTGGAATAACACGGCATTCGCAGCTAGGACAACGGTGCCTAATTCCGCTCCTTTCGCAACAAACATATTAGTCATGACTAACAGGCAAACCGTTCTAATAAACAGATCGGTATTGACCCCAATCATTTTTTTGAAAGTTCCCGGATCGAATATGTTATGTTTCAGACCAAGTAGGGTGTTTACGTTTAATTTGCTACATATTAAAAAGGTTCCTAATACAAATCCATAAAACTGAGAAATCAGGGTAGCATAGGCGACTCCGGCAACTCCCATTTCAAACGCAAAAACCAACACCAAGTCTAAAATGATATTCAGGACGTTCATAGAGATCTGCAAAAAAAGGGTTTCTTTCACGTGTTTCCGCCCCATTAACCAGCCCAAAT is drawn from Sporosarcina sp. FSL W7-1349 and contains these coding sequences:
- the nikB gene encoding nickel ABC transporter permease: MKNGRDAMKLYVFKRFLQLFLVMLLASFITFGLSHLTPSDPAEMMLTSHDVIPTTELLEKTREEMGLNDPFIVQYGNWLSNLVTGDLGYSYSTRGPVTDVIGQRVFMTVKLAMVALFILVGCSLTLGILSAMQKNNWIDFTIRAFSLVGISIPSFWLGLLLIYFFVVKLNWFKITDPTSLDSVILPAFTLSIPLIGRYTRQIRAAILDQYSQDFVIGARARGIKESHILIRHVLPNALLGIITLLGLSVAVLLGGTVIVESVFAWPGLGSMALEAITYRDYPLLQAYVIFMVFIYVIINFMVDIITQALNPRVEIRGEGKG
- a CDS encoding MATE family efflux transporter — its product is MKYKEYLALAIPFVISTVTQPLLGAVDTAVVGRLGNASYIGGVAIGAVIFNTLYWLFGFLRVSTSGFSAQSLGSGHEQDRYYAFVRPFVTALIMSLIFIACQTLIQNIALSIYRPEPEVTEHAVTYFKILIWGAPFVLLGYVNLGWLMGRKHVKETLFLQISMNVLNIILDLVLVFAFEMGVAGVAYATLISQFYGFVLGTFLICSKLNVNTLLGLKHNIFDPGTFKKMIGVNTDLFIRTVCLLVMTNMFVAKGAELGTVVLAANAVLFQLHYIICYMYDGIANASSVFAGKSAGEKNLQEYKEMLSISNVCTAVLSIVLSVVLILFKDPIIAAFTSIESVIAMSHEFFIWLIVLPFVIGVGLVYFGVFTGCTFTGPIRDSMILSLLLFLIAYYTLIPQYQNHGLWLAFILFSLGRSVFLFLYRKKLMNRVFPQETGNEKWT